In Halobacteroides halobius DSM 5150, the genomic window TAAAGGTAGCTGGAATAGTAGCAATCCAGTGTAGTTTATCCTGCTGGGCCAAATACGCAGCTCCAGCCCATAATGCCATCATGGCTAAAGTCTGATTAGACCAAGCAAAGTATCTCCAGATAATACTAAAATCAACTTGTGATAAGATAATACCTATCATAAAGATTGGAATAGCAATCTTAAATCTATTAGTTTTATCTTTTTGGTCTAGCTTAAGCATATCTGCTAAAGCCAATCTAACACTTCTAAATGCTGTATCACCAGAACTAATTGGTAAAGCTATAACCCCCAACATAGCCATTATACCACCAGTCACTCCTAACATACTATCACTGATTTCTTTAACTACTCCACCAGCTCCACCAAGACTATTCAGAGCTTCAGATAAACCTACTGTATCACCAAAAAAAGTCATAGAAGCTGCCGCCCAAATTATAGCTATAATTCCTTCTGCTATCATAGCACCATAAAAAACTTTTTTTCCATCATCTTCATTATCTAAGCACCGAGCCATTAAGGGAGATTGGGTAGCATGAAAACCACTAATTGCTCCACAAGCTATCGTTACAAATAAGAATGGCCATAAAGATAATGATTTAGGATGTAGATTAGCTAAAGTAAGATTTGGAATATTATAATCGCCAATAATTAATCCACCACCAACTCCTAAAGCCATTATTAATAAAGCACCACCAAGCAATGGATAGAATTTAGCAATAATTTTATCTACTGGTAAAATAGTGGCTAAGAAATAATAAGAAATAATAAGTACTAACCAAGCATTAAGACTAAGTCCTGTCATACTAGCCAATAATTTAGCTGGACCAGTCATAAATACAGTCCCTACTAAAATCAATACTAAAATAGAGAAGACCCTCATAAACTTACGGGCACCTTCACCTAAATAATCCCCTACTATTTCAGCAACAGTAGCACCATCATCTCTAACTGATATCATCCCAATTAAATAATCATGTACTGT contains:
- a CDS encoding carbon starvation CstA family protein, with product MLSYLGGILILIAGYIFYGNFVTKIFGAEKTKETPAHTKSDGVDYIAMSWPRAFLIQLLNIAGLGPIYGAVMGALFGPAAFLWIVLGCIFAGTVHDYLIGMISVRDDGATVAEIVGDYLGEGARKFMRVFSILVLILVGTVFMTGPAKLLASMTGLSLNAWLVLIISYYFLATILPVDKIIAKFYPLLGGALLIMALGVGGGLIIGDYNIPNLTLANLHPKSLSLWPFLFVTIACGAISGFHATQSPLMARCLDNEDDGKKVFYGAMIAEGIIAIIWAAASMTFFGDTVGLSEALNSLGGAGGVVKEISDSMLGVTGGIMAMLGVIALPISSGDTAFRSVRLALADMLKLDQKDKTNRFKIAIPIFMIGIILSQVDFSIIWRYFAWSNQTLAMMALWAGAAYLAQQDKLHWIATIPATFMTAVSISYIFAAPEGFQLSLAIATPIGIITAGGALTLFLTKGQDATVEKKKSV